A single genomic interval of Labrus mixtus chromosome 6, fLabMix1.1, whole genome shotgun sequence harbors:
- the hmx2 gene encoding homeobox protein HMX2, with the protein MSSTEDSGSKCSSGPISSFTIQSILGTPSDAPRSGTKELSKGPPAPPRRRSLSVSSEEECSGGEDSADCFCSDTGHSEPCSQHQAHNFCLGPAKGLLSGNDGLARRPHLPQPLLQDYKEERERPCHQMSPLSEDRQADGADKQGNSSKKKTRTVFSRSQVYQLESTFDMKRYLSSSERACLASSLQLTETQVKTWFQNRRNKWKRQLSAELEAANMAHASAQTLVGMPLVFRDNSLLRVPVPRSIAFPTPLYYPGSNLPALPLYNLYNKIEY; encoded by the exons ATGAGTAGCACAGAAGACAGCGGGAGCAAGTGCTCGTCCGGCCCGATTTCCAGCTTTACCATCCAGTCCATCTTGGGCACACCGTCCGATGCGCCGCGCTCTGGGACCAAAGAGCTCTCCAAGGGACCACCGGCACCTCCAAGGAGGCGTTCACTGTCTGTGTCATCCGAGGAGGAGTGCAGCGGCGGGGAGGACTCAGCGGACTGCTTCTGCTCCGATACGGGTCACAGCGAGCCATGCAGCCAACACCAAGCCCACAACTTCTGTTTAG GTCCCGCCAAAGGACTCCTATCTGGGAATGACGGGCTCGCGCGGCGGCCGCACCTGCCACAGCCTTTGCTGCAGGATTACAAGGAGGAGCGCGAGAGACCGTGCCATCAAATGTCACCTCTGTCGgaggacagacaggcagacggTGCGGACAAGCAGGGAAACTCATCCAAGAAGAAGACGCGCACGGTTTTCTCCCGGAGTCAGGTGTACCAGCTGGAGTCCACGTTCGACATGAAGCGGTACCTGAGCAGCTCGGAGCGGGCCTGCTTAGCCTCCAGCCTGCAGCTGACGGAGACTCAGGTCAAGACGTGGTTTCAGAACAGGAGGAACAAATGGAAACGGCAGCTATCAGCCGAACTGGAGGCGGCAAACATGGCCCACGCCTCCGCACAGACACTCGTGGGCATGCCGCTGGTTTTCAGAGATAACTCCTTACTGCGCGTTCCGGTTCCCCGGTCTATCGCCTTTCCGACGCCACTGTATTATCCGGGAAGCAACTTGCCAGCGTTACCTTTATATAATCTGTATAACAAGATTGAGTACTGA